TCGCGTTCGGCCAGCGGCTGAGACACCTGCGCAAGCAGCGCGGCCTCACCCTTTCCGACCTGGGCGAACGTGTGAGCCGCGCGCCCAGCCAGCTCTCCCTGCTGGAGAACGGCAAACGCGAACCGAAGCTGTCGCTGCTGAAGTCCCTGGCCGCCGCGCTCAACGTGCCGATCGAGGAGCTGCTCCGCAGGCAGGCCCCCAACCGGCGGGCCCAGCTGGAGATGGCCCTGGAGGAGGCGCAGCGCGACCCCCTGTACGCCGGGCTCGGCCTGGCCAGGCTGAAGATCTCCGCCCGCGTCCCCAACGACGTGCTCGAACACATCCTCGGCCTCTACGGGGAGCTGCGTTCACGCCAGGCCAGGGGGACCGCCACCCCCGAGGAGGCCCGCGCCGCCAACGCCGAGCTCCGCCGCAAGCAGCGCGAGCAGGGCAACTACTTCGCGGAGATCGAGCAGGCCGCCGCCGAGGCGCTCGCCGCGGTCGGCTACCGCTCGGGCGCGCTGTCGCAGAGCACCGTCCAGGCGCTGGTCAGCCACTTCGGCTACACCGTCCAGACGGTCCAGGACCTGCCGCGCACCGTGCGCTCCATCTCCGACCTGCGCAACCGGCGCATCTACGTCAAGCACGAGCAGGTCGGCATGCACACCCCGCGCACGATCCTGCTGCAGACCCTCGGCCACCTCTCCCTCGGCCACCACAGGCCCCGCGACTTCGCCGACTTCCTGCGCCAGCGGACCGAGGCCAACTACTTCGCCGCCGCCGTCCTGGTGCCCGAGGCCGCCGCCGTGCCGTACCTGCGGGAGGCGAAGAAGGACCGCGCGCTGAGCGTGGAGGACCTGCGCGACGTGTTCGCCGTCTCCTACGAGATGGCCGCGCACCGCTTCACCAACCTGGCCACCAATTTCCTCGACCTGGTCTGCCACTTCGTCCGCAACAACGCCGACGGGATCATCTACAAGGCGTACGAGAACGACGGCATCGTCTTCCCCGCCGACGAGCAGGGCGCGATCGAGGGCCAGCGCATGTGCCTGCAGTGGTCGGGGCGCCAGGTCTTCCTGTCACCCGACCGCTTCTCGGTCCACTACCAGTACTCCGACTCGCCCACCGGCACCTACTTCTGCCTCGCCCACGTCGACATCTCGCGCGAGCGCGACTTCGCCATCACCCTCGGCGTCCCGTACCGGGAGTCGCGCTGGTTCCGCGGCAGGGAGACCACCACCCGCACCAAGTCCGGCTGCCCCACCGGCGACTGCTGCCGCCGCCCGCCCGCCGAGCTGACCCAGCGCTGGGAGGGGTACGCCTGGCCCTCGGCCCGCGGTAACTCCCACATCCTGGCCGCGCTGCCGCCCGGATCCTTCCCCGGGGTGGACGAGGCCGACGTCTACACCTTCCTGGAGCGCCACGCCGCGGGCTGAACACGAGAGGCCCGGCATCACCCCGCGGGCGGGGCCGTCCGGCGCAGCGTCAGGGCCGGGTGGCCGTGGAAGCGGTAGGCGCCCGCGCTGTCGGGGGCCTGCGCGCGCATGGACCGCAGCACCTCGGCCGGGGGCTCACCGGCGAAGCAGCGCCGGTAGAACTCCGGCGCCAGACCGCCGCCGGCGGGCCAGAGCGGGGCGACGACCCCGCTCGCGCCCGCGATCAGGAACGCCTGGGTGTCCCCCGGCTCCTCCAGGAAGACGAACGGGGCCCCGGGCAGCTCGTAGCCCAGCGCCTCGGACGCGGACCCGCCGTCCGTGAAGTGGATGATGTCGGGACCCTGGCCGAGCACGCCCAGGACGTCGCCGAGCGCGGGGGAGACCTGCGTGGCGCCGTACTCCGTCACCAGCGGATGCGCCTGAGCCTCGCCGTAGACCACCGCGACGCGGTCGGCCCGCGCGTTCGCGGGAGGGGGCAGCTCGGGACGCCGTCCGCCGAGGGGCCAGCGGCCGGTCACCGTCTGGCAGTTCAGGTAGGGGGGCAGCGAGGGATCGTACGGCTGCTCCAGCACGGCCAGCTCCCAGGGCACGTGCGGCTCCTGGGAGAGGATCAGCACGTTCGGGCGGCGCGGCGCCACCCGGCCGGCCACCGCGTTCAGCAGATCCCAGAAACCCCACGGCACGCGCGAGCCGACCTCCCGTCCCAGGTCCTCGGAGAGACGGCCCCGCCCGGTCAGGTGCCGGCCGAACTCCGAGGCCCGGGTGCCGAGGTCGCAGCGCTCGGCCCGGTCGGGGGTGACGAAGTGCGGCGACTGGTAGGTCCACCACAGCCGTCCCGGCCGGTCGCCGTGGACGATGATCGCCGTGACGTCCGCGGGCTCGCCCATGAGGGCCGGGCGGATGCGGGTACCCGAGACCGGCTCCAGCGCCTCGTGCCCGCCGAGGCTGCCGGGCGAGCCGTGGACCGTGACCGCCCGCAGGCCGAACCCGATCACCTGGCCGCGTACCGCGTAGGTCACCTGGATCTGCCGGGCCGCCTCCGGCTCCTCCTGGGCGAGGGCGACGAGGTTGACCACGGCGCCGGGGTACGACGACGCCTTGTCGGCGCGCAGCCGCACCCGCCAGCCGCCGGGCGCGTCGAAGCCCTCGGCGACGACCTGGATGTCCAGGTCGATCGGCTCGCGCGGTGTCGCGGTGCCGTTCCGCCCCGGGCCGGGGGCGACGCCGATCGTCACCTCGGCGCCCCAGCCCGCGACCGCCTCGGCGGGGGCCTCGATCAGCGGGATCCCCTCCCACTCGGGCCCCGGCGCCGGGGCGGGCGGCTCCTTGCGCCGCCTGCGGAAGGCGCCGGTCAGCCGGTTGAGAACCGAGGGACCCCGGCCCTCGGCGGGAGGCGGCGCCGCGGGCGGATCGGCCGGTGCCGGTGCCGGTTCCGGCGGCGCCGATGCCGGGGTCTGGGGCGGCGGGACCCGTGGTGACGGCGCCTGGGGTGTCCGGGACGGTGGCTCCGGGGGCGTTTGAGGTGTTTCCGGGGACGCCGCCTGTGGTTCCCGGGACGGCGGAGACGAGGGGGCGGCGGGGTCGGCCGCCTGGTCGGGGTGCATCCAGTCGGTGCTCATGGCACCGGTGGAGGGCATGTCGCCGTACCCGTCGTCGTACGCGGCCTCGCTCCCGTTCTGGGGCGCCTGCCCGGAACCCGGCATCGGACGCCCCTGCCCGCCCGCGTCGGGGAGCATCCAGTCGGGAGTGTGGGAGGCGGTCGACGGGAAGTCGTCCGGATCCCAGCCGGAGGGGTCCGTACCGTTCTGAGGCGGTGCCGCGCCCCAGGAGGGCGGAGTGGGGCCCGCGCCGCCCTCCTGGGGCGCGGCGCCCGGTCCCTGGGAGAGCATGGGAAGCACCTGCTCGGCGGTGAGGCCCCGGTCCAGGCTCAGCAGCGCGGTGAGCCGCTCCCAGGCGGGGCCGTACTCGGCGACGAGCGCGATGACCGCGTCGGCCAGCTGGCCGGGGGGCCGGCTGCCCGCCTCGGCGAGCAGCGGATCCAGCCGGTCGCGAAGCTCGCCGGAGGCGCCGCCCATCAAGCTGTCGAGCTCGTCGCGGACGCCGCGCGCCGCCCGCATCACGGCTACCGGGTTCATGCCGTCCCCCCTCGTTCCGGACTGGACTGATCTTCCCACCTGCGTGGCGGGGACGGGAGCCGGTAGGTGTCGGGAATCGGCGCCACATAAGGTGATACCCCTAACTACCGAGGTGATGGAAAGGGTGGGTCGTGCTGCCTGAGGTCGAGGCATGGCTACGCGGGCGCACCTCATCCTCGGGGGACTGGGCGCTGCCGGAGCTGCTGAGCGCCAAGGGTGAGACGACGATCAGTGTCGTGCTGCCCGCCCGAGACGAGGAGGACACGGTCGGGGAGATCGTCGCCGCGATCCGCCGCGACCTCATGGAGGCCGTGCCGCTCGTCGACGAACTCGTGGTCATCGACTCCCGCTCCGTCGACGAGACCGCCGTACGCGCCGCGCGGGCCGGGGCGAGGGTGGTCGCCCAGGACGAGGTCCTGCCCGACCTCAAACCGCTGGACGGCAAGGGCGAGGCGCTCTGGAAGTCCCTCGCCGCGACCTCCGGCGACCTGCTGGTCTTCGTCGACGCCGACCTGCGCGAGTTCCGCACGTCCTTCGTGACCGGACTGCTCGGCCCGTTGCTCGCCGACCCGGCGGTGGTCTACGTCAAGGGCTGCTACGACCGGCCCCTGCAGAACGTGCAGAGCGGCGGCGGGCGGGTCACCGAGCTGGTCGCGCGCCCCCTGCTCAACCTGCACTGGCCCCGGCTGGCCGGGTTCGTGCAACCCCTCGCGGGGGAGTACGCCGGGCGCAGGTCCGTGCTGGAGCGCGTCCCGTTCGTCACCGGCTACGGCGTGGAACTCGCCCTGCTGATCGACCTGCTCGACCTCGCCGGTCTCGACGCCCTGGCCCAGGTCGACCTGGGCCGCCGGGTGCACTCCCACCAGTCGACGGAGGCGCTCGGCGGGATGGCCGCCCAGATCCTGCAGACCTCCTGGTCGCGCCTGGAGCGCCAGAACATGATGGTCTCCCTGCACCGGCCCTCTCCCCGCCTGGCCCAGTTCCGCCGGGGCGCGAACGGCCACCAGGTGAGCGTCCGGGACGTCGCCGTCGCCGAACGCCCCCCGATGGTCACGATCCCGGCCTACCGGCCCGCCGGCTGACCACGCCGTCGGTCACGAACGGGTGAGGGTGTATCGGGTGAACCGCGACGCCCTGTCTTCGGCGTCTCCGGCCCGGCTCTCAGGGGGATTCGGCGAGTTTGGCGCGGAGCAGTTCGGCGTCGGGCTGTGCCAGATCATCGAAGATGGTGAGGGCCAGCTGCCAGGAGTTCCGTGCGGAGGCGTGGTCGCCAAGTGCCGCCTGCGAGTCGCCGACCCTGGTCAGGACATCGGCCTCGTCGTAGCGGTTCCCCATTTCCTGCCAGAGCTTCAGGGCCGCGCGGTAGTGGACCAGGGCTTGCTCGTACTCCCCGATCCCGGCGTGGACATAGCCCAGGCTGTCGAGGGTGTCGGCCTCGCCGTCCCGGTCGCGTAGCTCGCGGAAGCGCGTCAGCGCCGCGTTGCACGTGTCCAGTGCCTGCCGGTGTTCTCCGAGGTGGGCGTGGCACCAGCCCATGTTCTCCAGCGCGTGTGCCTCACCGGCCCTGTTGTCGTGCTTGCGGTGCAGGTTCAGAGCGGTGGCGAGATGAACCTTGGCCTCGGAGTAGTGATCTCTCTCCTCGTCGACGATGGCCAGGGCGATAAGAGCGTTCGCTTCGTGCACCTCGGCACCGAGATCCCTGAGAATGGCCAGCGCACGGCTGAGCTCGCGGGTCGCTTCGTCGAACTGGCCCAGCCGCGAGTAGGCCGAGCCGATGCTGGTCCGGATGAGGGCCTGAGCCTCCAGGTCGCCCAGCCGGTCGGCGGCGGCCAGGGCTAGTTCGCCGGTGCGCGCCCGATCGGTGGCATGCCCGCGCCGGTCGTAGTAAACCCCCAGGGTCCACGCCAGCTGCCACACGTGGGTGTCGAGACCACTCTGTCCGGCGCGGCGCAGGGTCTC
This region of Streptosporangium sp. NBC_01495 genomic DNA includes:
- a CDS encoding helix-turn-helix domain-containing protein gives rise to the protein MTQELDLIAFGQRLRHLRKQRGLTLSDLGERVSRAPSQLSLLENGKREPKLSLLKSLAAALNVPIEELLRRQAPNRRAQLEMALEEAQRDPLYAGLGLARLKISARVPNDVLEHILGLYGELRSRQARGTATPEEARAANAELRRKQREQGNYFAEIEQAAAEALAAVGYRSGALSQSTVQALVSHFGYTVQTVQDLPRTVRSISDLRNRRIYVKHEQVGMHTPRTILLQTLGHLSLGHHRPRDFADFLRQRTEANYFAAAVLVPEAAAVPYLREAKKDRALSVEDLRDVFAVSYEMAAHRFTNLATNFLDLVCHFVRNNADGIIYKAYENDGIVFPADEQGAIEGQRMCLQWSGRQVFLSPDRFSVHYQYSDSPTGTYFCLAHVDISRERDFAITLGVPYRESRWFRGRETTTRTKSGCPTGDCCRRPPAELTQRWEGYAWPSARGNSHILAALPPGSFPGVDEADVYTFLERHAAG
- a CDS encoding glucosyl-3-phosphoglycerate synthase; translated protein: MLPEVEAWLRGRTSSSGDWALPELLSAKGETTISVVLPARDEEDTVGEIVAAIRRDLMEAVPLVDELVVIDSRSVDETAVRAARAGARVVAQDEVLPDLKPLDGKGEALWKSLAATSGDLLVFVDADLREFRTSFVTGLLGPLLADPAVVYVKGCYDRPLQNVQSGGGRVTELVARPLLNLHWPRLAGFVQPLAGEYAGRRSVLERVPFVTGYGVELALLIDLLDLAGLDALAQVDLGRRVHSHQSTEALGGMAAQILQTSWSRLERQNMMVSLHRPSPRLAQFRRGANGHQVSVRDVAVAERPPMVTIPAYRPAG